In Fundidesulfovibrio soli, the following are encoded in one genomic region:
- the leuS gene encoding leucine--tRNA ligase — protein MKRYEPLSIEAKWQQRWTEGRHFHVEADPSKPKYYVLEMFPYPSGRIHMGHVRVYTIGDVVARIKRMAGFNVLHPMGWDAFGLPAENAAIKNNLHPAKWTYENIANMRAQLQKMGYSLDWERELATCDPSYYRWEQLMFLKFLEKGLVYRKNSPQNWCPDCHTVLANEQVEEGKCWRCDSEVEQKDLEQWFLRITDYAEELLTDLDTLSGAWPERVLTMQRNWIGKSVGCEIDFPLEDGSGSVRVFTTRQDTLWGATFMSLAAEHPLAQKLIAGKPQQAQAEAFIEKIRNLDRIKRQADDLEKEGVFTGSYCLNPVTGAKMPIYLANFVLMGYGTGAVMAVPAHDQRDFEFARKYDLPLKVVITPPGETLDAAALDEAFTTPGVLVDSGEFSGKRSDEAKIAIADWLESKGLGTRAVNYRLRDWNISRQRYWGAPIPVVYCEKCGMTPVNESDLPVLLPLDAQVRPDGRSPLADTPGFVNAVCPTCGGPARRETDTLDTFVESSWYFLRYCCPKLDTEPFDKAAVSYWSPVDQYVGGIEHAILHLLYARFWVKALRDLGFIEHSEPFANLLTQGMVIKDGAKMSKSKGNVVDPDVMVAKYGADTVRVFMLFAAPPEKDLEWSDTGIEGAARFLSRTWRLATEEFAGLVRPTGPCLALDPAALSPLAKDMRRREHAMIAKVVKDVEGQFQFNTAIASIMEFVNFLFANAEELRREGGDALSSAVNSLITALSPMAPHICEELWEMLGHKTLLAQTPWPAHDPAALATDTVTVVVQVCGKLRGKIDVATDADEESVKAQALAEENVARHIEGKTVRKIIVVPGKLVNIVAN, from the coding sequence ATGAAACGCTACGAACCCCTTTCCATCGAAGCCAAGTGGCAGCAGCGCTGGACCGAAGGCCGCCACTTCCACGTGGAGGCGGATCCCTCCAAGCCCAAGTACTACGTGCTGGAGATGTTCCCCTATCCGTCCGGGCGCATCCACATGGGCCATGTGCGCGTCTACACCATCGGCGACGTGGTGGCGCGCATCAAGCGCATGGCGGGGTTCAACGTGCTCCATCCCATGGGCTGGGACGCCTTCGGCCTGCCCGCCGAGAACGCGGCCATCAAGAACAACCTCCACCCCGCCAAGTGGACCTACGAGAACATCGCCAACATGCGCGCCCAGCTCCAGAAGATGGGCTACTCCCTGGACTGGGAGCGCGAGCTGGCCACCTGCGACCCCAGCTACTACCGCTGGGAGCAGCTCATGTTCCTCAAGTTCCTGGAAAAGGGCCTCGTCTATCGCAAGAACTCCCCCCAGAACTGGTGCCCGGACTGCCACACCGTGCTGGCCAACGAGCAGGTGGAGGAGGGCAAGTGCTGGCGCTGCGACTCCGAGGTCGAACAGAAGGACCTGGAGCAGTGGTTCCTGCGCATCACGGACTACGCCGAGGAGCTGCTCACCGACCTGGACACCCTGTCCGGGGCCTGGCCCGAGCGCGTGCTGACCATGCAGCGCAACTGGATCGGCAAGTCCGTGGGCTGCGAGATCGACTTCCCCCTGGAGGACGGCTCCGGCAGCGTGCGCGTGTTCACCACCCGGCAGGACACCCTCTGGGGCGCCACCTTCATGTCGCTGGCCGCCGAGCACCCGCTGGCCCAGAAGCTCATCGCGGGCAAGCCCCAGCAGGCCCAGGCCGAGGCCTTCATCGAGAAGATCCGCAACCTGGACCGCATCAAGCGCCAGGCCGACGACCTGGAGAAAGAGGGCGTGTTCACCGGCAGCTACTGCCTGAACCCGGTCACCGGCGCGAAAATGCCCATCTACCTGGCCAACTTCGTGCTCATGGGTTACGGCACCGGCGCGGTCATGGCCGTGCCCGCCCACGACCAGCGAGACTTCGAGTTCGCCAGGAAGTACGACCTGCCCCTCAAGGTGGTCATCACCCCGCCGGGCGAGACCCTGGACGCCGCTGCCCTTGACGAGGCCTTCACCACGCCCGGCGTGCTGGTTGATTCCGGCGAGTTCAGCGGCAAGCGCAGCGACGAGGCCAAGATCGCCATCGCCGACTGGCTGGAGTCCAAGGGCCTGGGCACGCGCGCCGTGAATTACCGCCTGCGCGACTGGAACATCTCCCGCCAGCGTTACTGGGGCGCGCCCATCCCGGTGGTCTACTGCGAGAAGTGCGGCATGACCCCGGTGAATGAGTCCGACCTGCCGGTGCTCCTGCCCCTGGACGCCCAGGTGCGCCCCGACGGCCGCTCGCCCCTGGCCGACACCCCGGGATTCGTCAACGCCGTGTGCCCCACCTGCGGCGGCCCTGCCCGGCGCGAAACCGACACCCTGGACACCTTCGTGGAGTCCAGTTGGTATTTCCTGCGCTACTGCTGCCCCAAGCTGGACACCGAGCCCTTCGACAAGGCCGCCGTGTCCTACTGGTCCCCGGTGGACCAGTACGTGGGCGGCATCGAGCACGCCATCCTGCACCTGCTCTACGCGCGCTTCTGGGTGAAGGCCCTGCGCGACCTGGGCTTCATCGAGCACTCCGAGCCCTTCGCCAACCTGCTCACCCAGGGCATGGTCATCAAGGACGGGGCCAAGATGTCCAAGTCCAAGGGCAACGTGGTGGACCCGGACGTGATGGTGGCCAAGTACGGCGCGGACACCGTGCGCGTGTTCATGCTCTTCGCGGCCCCCCCCGAGAAGGACCTGGAATGGTCCGACACGGGCATCGAGGGCGCGGCGCGCTTCCTCTCGCGCACCTGGCGCCTGGCCACCGAGGAGTTCGCCGGGCTGGTGCGCCCCACCGGCCCCTGCCTGGCCCTGGACCCCGCCGCCCTCTCCCCCCTCGCCAAGGACATGCGCCGCCGCGAACACGCCATGATCGCCAAGGTGGTCAAGGACGTGGAGGGCCAGTTCCAGTTCAACACGGCCATCGCCTCCATCATGGAGTTCGTGAACTTCCTGTTCGCCAACGCCGAGGAGCTGCGCCGCGAGGGCGGCGACGCCCTGTCCTCGGCGGTGAACTCGCTGATCACCGCGCTCTCCCCCATGGCGCCGCACATCTGCGAGGAGCTGTGGGAGATGCTCGGACACAAGACCCTG
- the nusB gene encoding transcription antitermination factor NusB, whose translation MSGPQTPRRKARRRAFQILYGFAFEPPVNERALLKAVKEAPRDENVPESGDEYVLELCRGVWTRHEELDRVIGQHSQNWKLERIGKVELTVLRLALYEIMNVEDIPLRVALNEAVELSKEFGDDNSPGFVNGILDAVAKAVDQGRFDVKKDLSRSREDS comes from the coding sequence GTGTCAGGACCGCAGACCCCCAGGCGCAAGGCCAGGCGCCGCGCCTTCCAGATCCTCTACGGTTTCGCCTTCGAGCCCCCGGTCAACGAGCGCGCCCTGCTCAAGGCCGTCAAGGAGGCCCCCAGGGACGAGAACGTGCCCGAATCCGGCGACGAATACGTGCTGGAGCTCTGCCGCGGCGTCTGGACCCGCCACGAGGAGCTGGACCGCGTCATCGGGCAGCACTCCCAGAACTGGAAGCTGGAGCGCATCGGCAAGGTGGAGCTCACCGTGCTGCGCCTGGCCCTCTATGAAATCATGAACGTGGAGGACATCCCCTTGCGGGTGGCCCTCAACGAGGCCGTGGAGCTCTCCAAGGAGTTCGGGGACGACAACTCCCCGGGCTTCGTCAACGGCATCCTGGACGCCGTGGCCAAGGCCGTGGACCAGGGCCGCTTCGACGTGAAGAAAGACCTCTCACGAAGCAGGGAAGACAGCTGA
- the ribE gene encoding 6,7-dimethyl-8-ribityllumazine synthase yields MPHIRTIEGQMNASGLSFAILAARFNDTIVDRLVGGAIDYLARHGASREEITLVRVPGAFEMPLAAKKLAASGKYSAVICLGAVIRGHTPHFDFVAGECTKGLAMISLETGVPVGFGLLTTDNLEQAIERAGTKAGNKGVEAAAAALELVRVLEQC; encoded by the coding sequence ATGCCGCACATCCGCACCATTGAAGGCCAGATGAACGCCTCGGGCCTTTCCTTCGCCATCCTGGCCGCCCGTTTCAACGACACCATCGTGGACCGCCTGGTTGGCGGCGCCATCGACTACCTCGCGCGCCACGGCGCCTCCCGCGAGGAGATCACCCTGGTGCGCGTCCCCGGCGCCTTCGAGATGCCCCTGGCCGCCAAGAAGCTGGCCGCCTCCGGCAAGTACAGCGCCGTGATCTGCCTGGGCGCGGTGATCCGGGGCCACACCCCCCACTTCGACTTCGTGGCCGGCGAATGCACCAAGGGCCTGGCCATGATCTCCCTGGAGACCGGCGTGCCCGTGGGCTTCGGCCTGCTGACCACCGACAACCTGGAGCAGGCCATCGAGCGCGCGGGCACCAAGGCCGGCAACAAGGGCGTCGAGGCCGCCGCCGCCGCGCTGGAGCTGGTCCGCGTTCTGGAGCAGTGCTAG